The following are encoded together in the Primulina tabacum isolate GXHZ01 chromosome 18, ASM2559414v2, whole genome shotgun sequence genome:
- the LOC142532683 gene encoding uncharacterized protein LOC142532683: MVRGSGVLLKCAGVGINTSLLEMLVCPLSKQPLRLCVKTNALISDSIGVSYPIVDGIPCLVPTDGNIIDAADQLPHPEKVISQR; encoded by the coding sequence ATGGTGAGAGGGAGCGGAGTGCTACTAAAATGCGCCGGGGTCGGAATAAACACCTCCCTCCTGGAGATGTTGGTCTGCCCACTATCCAAGCAGCCCTTGAGACTTTGCGTGAAAACCAATGCCCTAATAAGCGATTCAATCGGCGTTTCTTATCCAATTGTGGATGGAATTCCTTGCCTTGTCCCCACCGACGGGAACATAATCGATGCCGCCGATCAATTACCTCATCCCGAGAAGGTAATTAGTCAACGTTGA
- the LOC142532679 gene encoding putative xyloglucan endotransglucosylase/hydrolase protein 30, which translates to MDYLTQYSFLTRSLPPLVILVFLFITTTITATTTIPALRTTTTTFNVTALTFSESYSPLFSEFNIQRSRDDKTVRLLLSRFSGSGIISSDYYNYGFFSASIKMPSEHTAGIVVAFYTSNVDTFERNHDELDIEFLGNTNGKPWRFQTNMYGNGSVSRGREERYRMWFDPSKDSHRYSILWNPKRIIFYVDNVPIREVIHNPSMRGDYPSKPMSIYATIWDASSWATNGGREKVNYQFEPFVTEFTDLVLEGCIVDPNEQILSTNCTDRIETLIAKDYSSISSEGYKSMKWFRENHMYYSYCYDNIRYPVPPPECVIVSSEREMFKTTGRLREKFKFNGSHRHHRGRSSRRRNNRGVASDQKIM; encoded by the exons ATGGATTATTTGACGCAATATTCTTTTCTAACAAGAAGCTTGCCACCCCTTGTTATCCTCGTGTTTTTATTCATCACCACCACCATCACGGCTACGACCACGATCCCCGCCTTGAGAACAACCACCACAACTTTCAACGTAACGGCCCTCACATTTTCCGAATCATATTCCCCTCTCTTTAGCGAATTCAACATCCAACGATCACGGGATGACAAGACCGTTCGCCTCCTCCTCAGCCGTTTTTCAG gTTCCGGAATTATATCTTCTGATTATTACAATTATGGTTTCTTTAGCGCCAGTATTAAGATGCCATCGGAACATACTGCCGGAATTGTGGTTGCTTTCTAT ACATCAAATGTGGACACATTTGAAAGGAACCACGACGAATTAGACATAGAGTTTCTGGGAAACACAAATGGTAAGCCATGGAGATTTCAGACGAACATGTACGGGAATGGAAGCGTGTCTCGGGGGAGGGAGGAAAGGTATCGAATGTGGTTCGATCCAAGCAAGGATTCACATCGATATAGCATTCTCTGGAACCCGAAACGCATCAT ATTTTACGTGGACAATGTCCCAATACGAGAAGTGATACACAATCCATCCATGAGGGGGGATTACCCGTCCAAACCAATGTCAATTTATGCTACCATATGGGATGCTTCATCCTGGGCTACGAATGGCGGCAGAGAAAAGGTTAACTACCAATTCGAACCCTTTGTTACAGAATTCACAGATCTTGTCCTCGAGGGATGCATCGTCGATCCTAACGAGCAAATATTGTCCACAAATTGCACGGATAGGATTGAAACTTTGATTGCAAAAGACTACTCTTCTATCTCTTCCGAAGGATACAAATCCATGAAATGGTTTCGCGAAAACCATATGTATTATTCGTATTGCTACGATAATATAAGATATCCCGTGCCACCTCCGGAATGCGTGATTGTGTCTTCGGAGAGGGAGATGTTTAAAACTACTGGGAGGCTGAGGGAGAAATTCAAGTTTAATGGCAGCCATCGTCACCACCGTGGGAGGAGTTCGAGGAGGCGGAACAACCGTGGCGTTGCTTCGGACCAAAAAATTATGTGA
- the LOC142532682 gene encoding uncharacterized protein LOC142532682: MASDMKGFFRQQKKKAGITKPASSKKTPRSKGSASCGSDVVQPPALVSHGSFDLRDEYDDKEDVLRQFDMNMAYGPCLGMNRLDRWKRANALGLQPPEEIERLLRAGKANSECLWDGRV, encoded by the exons ATGGCTTCCGACATGAAGGGTTTCTTTAGGCAACAGAAGAAGAAAGCGGGTATCACAAAGCCAGCATCGTCGAAGAAAACTCCGAGGTCCAAAGGTTCTGCTTCCTGCGGATCCGACGTCGTACAACCCCCTGCTCTTGTTTCCCATGGCTCTTTCGATCTCCGGG ACGAATATGATGACAAGGAGGATGTTCTTAGGCAATTTGACATGAACATGGCGTATGGCCCTTGCTTAGGCATGAACAGACTGGACCGTTGGAAACGTGCTAATGCCTTAGGATTGCAGCCTCCAGAAGAGATCGAACGACTTCTGAGGGCCGGTAAAGCTAACTCTGAATGCTTGTGGGATGGACGTGTTTAG